Proteins found in one Muntiacus reevesi chromosome 2, mMunRee1.1, whole genome shotgun sequence genomic segment:
- the LOC136161894 gene encoding LOW QUALITY PROTEIN: xaa-Arg dipeptidase-like (The sequence of the model RefSeq protein was modified relative to this genomic sequence to represent the inferred CDS: inserted 1 base in 1 codon) — protein sequence MRPGEEQPVEAGACASVSELELLKLRAAECIDAAAERLGALSRAIWSEPELAYGEHQAHGVLTRFFRSEXPAGAWAVQPHYQLAPAFRAEWGSPGGWAAPRPLHLGFLCEYDALPGLGHACGHNLMAEVGAAAALGVKGALESLAGLPLPVKVFVIVLGTPAEEDGGGKIDLIEAGAFKNLDVVFMAHPSQENAAYLPDVAEHDVTVKFYGKASHAAAYPWEGLNALDAAVLAYTNLSLLRQQLKPAWRVHSIIKNGGVKPNIIPSYSELIYYFRAPSMKELPVLTKKAEDSFRAAALATGCTVEIDGGARDYYNVLPNKSLWKAYVENGKKLGIDFLSEDAMFSGPSGSTDFGNVSFVVPGIHLYFHIGSNALNHTEQYTEAPGSQEAQFYTLRTAKALAMTALDVIFKPELLERIREDFKLKLQEEEF from the exons ATGAGGCCCGGAGAGGAGCAGCCGGTGGAAGCGGGTGCCTGCGCCAGCGTCTCCGAGCTGGAGCTGCTGAAGCTGCGCGCCGCGGAGTGCATCGACGCGGCGGCCGAGCGCCTGGGGGCCCTGAGCCGCGCCATCTGGAGCGAGCCCGAGCTGGCCTACGGAGAGCATCAGGCCCACGGCGTGCTGACGCGCTTCTTCCGGAGCG GCCCCGCCGGGGCGTGGGCGGTGCAGCCGCACTACCAGCTGGCCCCGGCCTTCCGCGCCGAGTGGGGGTCTCCGGGGGGCTGGGCGGCGCCGCGCCCGCTGCACCTGGGCTTCCTCTGCGAGTACGACGCGCTGCCCGGCCTCGGGCACGCCTGCGGCCACAACCTGATGGCCGAGGTCGGGGCGGCGGCCGCCCTGGGCGTGAAGGGGGCCCTGGAGAGCCTCGCCGGGCTGCCTCTGCCGGTGAAGGTGTTTG TGATTGTCCTGGGAACCCCTGCAGAAGAAGATGGTGGTGGCAAAATTGATTTAATTGAAGCCGGGGCTTTCAAAAATCTTGATGTTGTTTTTATGGCCCATCCATCTCAAGAGAATGCCGCTTATCtacctgacgttgctgaacatgATGTGACTGTGAAGTTCTACGGAAAGGCGTCTCACGCCGCCGCCTATCCCTGGGAAGGGCTGAACGCCTTGGATGCTGCCGTCCTCGCGTACACCAATCTGTCCTTGTTGAGACAGCAGCTGAAGCCCGCCTGGAGAGTTCACAGTATAATAAAAAATGGTGGTGTAAAACCCAATATCATCCCCTCTTATTCTGAGTTAATCTATTACTTCCGTGCACCCTCAATGAAAGAGCTTCCAGTTTTGACCAAAAAGGCAGAAGATAGCTTCAGAGCTGCAGCTTTGGCCACTGGGTGCACAGTGGAAATTGACGGTGGAGCACGTGATTATTACAATGTTCTTCCCAATAAGAGTCTGTGGAAAGCTTATGTTGAAAACGGAAAAAAGCTAGGAATAGACTTCCTTTCAGAAGATGCTATGTTCAGTGGACCTTCAGGATCTACCGATTTTGGAAACGTTTCTTTTGTGGTTCCCGGGATTCATCTGTATTTTCACATtggatctaatgccttgaatcatACAGAACAGTACACTGAAGCTCCAGGATCACAGGAAGCTCAGTTCTACACTTTGAGAACAGCCAAAGCTCTGGCAATGACTGCACTGGATGTTATTTTTAAGCCAGAGTTGCTGGAAAGAATCAGAGAGGACTTCAAATTGAAACTTCAAGAAGAAGAGTTTTAA